GATATCAATGATGAGCCGGTCCAGTGTAGGATGGTTCCTGAAAACATATCCCGCATCTGAGATCACCGGATCTTTCCTGGGAAGATAACGGGTGATGTCCGTATCTATCTCGATCCGATACAGGGCGGCAATGAAAAGGCCTGCTACGAGAACCGATGATAGAATCAATGCACGAAAATTAATGGTGATGGATTTCATTTGTGTGACAGTGCCAGCATGCCGATAAGGAGGATCACGACAAAGATATGGATTCCGATGATGAGGGTCTTGTTAAGATGATAGAATTCGTTCATCTTCTGTAAACACTGAAGTCCCCCGCACATTCTCCTGAATCTGTCCAATGGGAGATACCTCTGGTTGTCTGAACGGGAATTGCTCTGAAATGCAAAAGACGGATAAATTGCGTAAAAACGGTCCTCCTTCAAGTCGCGCAGCATATCGTCAAACGGCACCTTCTGCCAGGGGACGGTCACCAGGTGTCTTGCGAAGCGGGGGTTCACCACATAGGCGTGACACAGGCTTCGGAACCGGACATGCAGAACGGATCGGTTTGCTGTTCTGCTGCTCTGTTTGACCATGCATCCCAGGAACAATATGTTCCAGTCGGGTTGTTTGGATATGAAATCGATGGCGTTTTTGAGGGTCTCAGGCCTGAACCGATCGAAACAGATATCATCTTCAAAGATGACCATGTTGGCGGCCCCTGCCTGGAGCCCTTTTCTCATGCAGCGCATATGGGATTCATAGATCCCCTCTTCACAGTCAAAAGGATGCTTGTGGACCAGGACGAATTCGACCTTGTCCGCCAGCCCCACTGCCCTGAACTGTCCCTGGGCCTCTTCCCGCCGGTCCGGACGTTCAATCAACGAAATACAGTAGATTTTGTCAAAATACTCCCAGTACACGGCAGATTCTCCGTCACTGTTCCTCCCGCACCCAGGTCCCCCAACCGGACGTAATCGGAGATGAGAGCCGCCTTTAACGGGCCCTTCTTGTGAAAAAACTTGATTGTTCAACGGCGATTGGCTTAGACTCTTTTTTTGCAACTTCTACGCAATGAACACCCCTGAGGGGACCCCGGTTCAACGAAGCAGGCGAAGGACCCCTTGGACGCTATGCCTCCGGAAAAGGAGATTCGGGATCCTGGAGCATCTCGTTGATCGTTTTGAGAATGAATTTTGATGGTCTTGTAAAAAGTCAGGAAATGTCATTTTTCGTCATTCCGGCGAAAGCCGGAATCCAGTCCCGCAATAGCGGGATTCAATCAGTTACAAAACCTCTGGACCCCGTTTTTCAACGGGGTGACGACTTTTTACGAGACCATCAATTTTGAAAGAAAACAGGAAACACGCACAGGCATGGTTTTACATAGTTCCATGAGAGAATTCAACCCAATTTCGGTTGGGTCTTTGATTTGGCGATCTTCTGAAAAACGACGGAAATCATGAACCGGCTAATGGAAAAACTCCTGACAAGAATCGCGGGGACCAGATTCGTCCGCACTGCAATGGAAGAGGGGGCCGATCTGAGCGCCTTTCGCCAAAGGCCGAGTCCCCGAATGATTGTGGGCATATCGGCCATAGGCATCAGCTACATTATCGGATGGCCCGCGGTGGGCCTGCTGGGAATCCTCTCCCTTCATCTGCATGAGCCCCTGATCGTGGCCATCGGCGGTCCCATGACTTATGGATTGTCCCATGTGGTCTTTATCCTCGGGATGTATCTGGCCGGCGCCCAGTATGCG
This Deltaproteobacteria bacterium DNA region includes the following protein-coding sequences:
- a CDS encoding glycosyltransferase, producing the protein MYWEYFDKIYCISLIERPDRREEAQGQFRAVGLADKVEFVLVHKHPFDCEEGIYESHMRCMRKGLQAGAANMVIFEDDICFDRFRPETLKNAIDFISKQPDWNILFLGCMVKQSSRTANRSVLHVRFRSLCHAYVVNPRFARHLVTVPWQKVPFDDMLRDLKEDRFYAIYPSFAFQSNSRSDNQRYLPLDRFRRMCGGLQCLQKMNEFYHLNKTLIIGIHIFVVILLIGMLALSHK